In the genome of Pediococcus claussenii ATCC BAA-344, one region contains:
- a CDS encoding histidine phosphatase family protein: MKSIELYFVRHGQTVFNKYNRMQGWSDSPLTDQGYEDATNAGKRLSDVKFDAVYSSDTTRAINTAHSIMKENHNSIPKLTIAKEFREEFYGYFEGADSAQTWYLALMPISGQKTFHDFLEDHPIAASKDAMKAADPFNDAENDAEFWHRLNKGFANVLEAAKDGDKILIVSHGTTIRSIAGKIDPQLDITWGPQNGSITRVLMQDKNLSLDFYNNHSDDKLN, encoded by the coding sequence ATGAAATCAATTGAACTCTACTTTGTTCGTCACGGGCAAACCGTTTTCAATAAATATAATCGTATGCAAGGTTGGAGCGATTCTCCCCTGACCGATCAAGGTTACGAAGATGCTACTAACGCTGGAAAACGGTTGTCAGATGTTAAATTTGATGCTGTCTATTCCTCTGATACTACTCGTGCAATTAATACTGCACATTCAATAATGAAGGAAAATCACAATAGCATCCCAAAATTAACGATTGCCAAAGAATTCCGGGAAGAATTTTATGGATACTTTGAGGGGGCCGATTCTGCCCAAACATGGTATTTAGCTCTAATGCCTATTTCTGGTCAAAAGACTTTCCATGACTTTTTAGAGGACCATCCCATTGCTGCCTCAAAGGATGCAATGAAAGCAGCAGATCCCTTTAACGATGCGGAAAATGATGCAGAATTCTGGCATCGTCTAAATAAGGGGTTCGCCAATGTCTTAGAAGCCGCTAAAGACGGCGATAAAATTTTAATTGTCAGCCATGGTACGACAATTCGTTCAATTGCTGGAAAAATTGATCCTCAACTTGATATCACCTGGGGGCCTCAAAACGGGAGTATTACACGTGTTTTAATGCAAGATAAAAACTTATCATTGGACTTTTACAATAACCATTCTGATGACAAGTTGAATTAA
- the budA gene encoding acetolactate decarboxylase: MAKLFQHGTLAMLVDGLFGGTIDSNELLKHGDFGIGTAEGLNGELIVLNGVIYQALADGSVQKVNDEMLPFADVNWSKFENRVQVENANMQNVDQLLSKEAMFHNTFVAIKLTGTFDKVQTRVVEKQERPYPGLSETASQQKVFDAQTISGTVVGYYTPELFNGAGVAGMHLHFLDDKHQFGGHLLGFEATKAVLSWQILDGLDLELPTGDSEFMGHHPSSMEDVHQSISESEK, from the coding sequence ATGGCAAAATTATTTCAACATGGTACCTTAGCAATGTTAGTTGATGGCTTGTTTGGTGGAACCATTGATTCAAATGAACTTTTAAAACATGGTGATTTTGGGATTGGAACAGCTGAAGGGTTGAACGGGGAGTTAATTGTACTTAATGGTGTAATTTATCAGGCTTTGGCAGATGGATCAGTTCAAAAAGTTAATGATGAGATGCTACCATTTGCTGACGTTAATTGGTCTAAATTTGAAAATCGAGTTCAAGTTGAAAATGCAAATATGCAGAATGTTGATCAGTTACTTTCAAAAGAGGCTATGTTTCATAATACGTTTGTGGCAATTAAATTAACTGGGACTTTTGATAAAGTACAAACCCGCGTTGTTGAAAAACAAGAACGCCCTTACCCAGGGTTAAGCGAAACTGCATCACAACAGAAGGTTTTTGATGCCCAAACCATATCAGGAACGGTAGTCGGGTATTACACACCAGAGCTTTTTAACGGAGCGGGCGTAGCTGGTATGCACTTACATTTCCTCGATGACAAACATCAATTTGGTGGACATTTATTAGGGTTTGAAGCGACCAAAGCAGTATTATCATGGCAGATTTTAGATGGACTTGATCTAGAATTACCAACTGGAGATTCTGAATTCATGGGACACCATCCCAGCAGTATGGAGGATGTGCACCAATCAATATCTGAATCGGAAAAGTAA
- the helD gene encoding RNA polymerase recycling motor HelD, giving the protein MDNPIFKNEKAHLNGVVVKIQTAIQKAEKDAKTAEKDTNAIHKNFSNDVRINTANYSELLETAASVRQQQQLLAERENSWQHATKQLDVLTKLEKKPYFARIDIHENGEKNDETIYIGMSSFSDSPDHFLVYDWRAPISSVYYDGKMGNVEYATPDGTQQVDLKSKRQFVIEDSKLISVYDTDETIGDQMLLDALGNQSDIKMKSIVSTIQREQNKIIRNTSADLLFVQGAAGSGKTAAILQRVAFLLYRYRGKLTAGQVLMFSPNQLFNDYVDQVLPELGEQNMVQMTYFQFSRRRLPNLDIESLQERFEREVTPAQKNIQDFEGSLQFFNAVTSYATHLNQNGMRFRNIMYQGKPIFKKEKIRDIYYSFSSTYNLGNRLDGTREALVKMLNQRVGSELRSNWVEDAVQELSQEEVRTILQKADHEFKDNDEEFKFLARQLVMKELKPVRDAIVRNRFFSINAQYVQMLRAIPKIVSLENIGITQEEWDSHVESVVNDIRNHHISLLDTSAYLYLYDQMVGKRGDRSMRYVFIDEIQDYNAFQLAYIRYNFPRAKFTLLGDLNQSIFTGETTHSLLNELSTMFNPEKTEVIQLTQSYRSTQQITDFTKELLTEGESIDSFSRNGELPKVVLSSTQQQMVQSVVDQLQRDEQDNETTAIIGRSTAECEEIADLLKAAGQKVTLIKSENQRLVEGTIIVPSFLAKGLEFDSVVVWNASEKEYGENDQQLLYTICSRAMHRLLVVTDGQISPLIAKVPQNLYEFFQNK; this is encoded by the coding sequence GTGGATAATCCAATTTTTAAAAACGAAAAAGCACATTTAAACGGTGTGGTAGTCAAGATACAGACTGCTATTCAAAAGGCTGAAAAAGATGCCAAGACGGCTGAAAAAGATACGAATGCCATCCATAAGAATTTTAGCAATGATGTTCGAATTAATACTGCCAACTATTCGGAATTGCTGGAAACGGCTGCATCAGTTCGTCAGCAGCAACAACTACTTGCCGAGCGCGAAAATAGCTGGCAACATGCTACTAAACAATTGGATGTACTGACTAAACTTGAGAAGAAACCCTACTTTGCACGAATTGATATCCATGAAAATGGCGAAAAGAATGACGAAACAATTTACATTGGCATGAGTTCGTTTTCAGACAGTCCGGATCATTTCTTGGTATATGATTGGCGTGCGCCAATTTCAAGTGTTTATTATGACGGGAAAATGGGAAACGTTGAATATGCGACTCCTGATGGTACTCAACAGGTCGATCTAAAAAGTAAGCGACAGTTTGTGATTGAAGATAGCAAACTGATCAGCGTGTATGATACGGATGAGACAATTGGGGATCAGATGCTTTTGGATGCCCTGGGAAACCAGTCCGACATAAAAATGAAAAGTATTGTTTCCACAATTCAAAGGGAACAAAATAAGATTATTCGTAATACTTCGGCGGATTTACTATTTGTTCAAGGTGCGGCCGGATCGGGTAAGACCGCCGCAATTTTACAGCGCGTGGCCTTTCTACTTTACCGTTATCGTGGCAAATTGACAGCCGGACAGGTTTTAATGTTTTCACCAAACCAATTGTTTAATGACTATGTGGATCAAGTTTTGCCCGAACTAGGAGAACAAAATATGGTTCAGATGACCTATTTTCAATTTTCACGTCGGCGTCTTCCTAATTTAGATATTGAAAGCTTACAAGAACGCTTTGAACGAGAGGTAACTCCGGCTCAAAAAAATATTCAAGATTTCGAAGGTAGCCTGCAATTTTTCAATGCAGTTACAAGTTATGCAACGCACCTGAATCAGAATGGAATGCGTTTTAGAAATATTATGTATCAGGGTAAACCAATTTTTAAGAAGGAAAAGATTCGTGATATTTACTATTCATTTAGTAGCACCTATAATTTGGGGAATCGATTAGATGGTACTCGTGAGGCGTTGGTTAAAATGTTAAATCAACGTGTTGGTTCCGAGTTACGTTCTAACTGGGTTGAAGATGCTGTTCAGGAACTTAGCCAAGAGGAGGTTCGTACCATATTACAAAAAGCTGATCACGAGTTTAAGGATAACGATGAAGAGTTTAAATTCTTAGCTCGTCAGTTAGTAATGAAAGAATTAAAACCTGTTCGAGATGCTATCGTTAGAAACCGCTTCTTTAGTATCAATGCACAGTATGTTCAGATGCTACGAGCAATACCCAAGATTGTAAGCCTTGAAAATATTGGGATTACACAGGAAGAATGGGATTCACATGTTGAATCAGTCGTTAATGATATCCGGAATCATCATATCTCGCTTCTAGATACATCTGCATATTTGTACTTGTACGATCAAATGGTTGGTAAACGTGGAGATCGCTCAATGCGTTACGTCTTTATTGACGAAATCCAAGACTATAATGCTTTCCAACTTGCGTATATCCGGTATAACTTTCCAAGAGCTAAATTTACTTTACTAGGGGATTTGAACCAGTCAATTTTTACTGGTGAAACTACTCATAGTCTTTTAAATGAACTTTCAACGATGTTTAATCCTGAAAAAACCGAAGTGATCCAATTAACACAATCGTACCGCTCAACCCAGCAGATTACAGATTTCACTAAGGAATTGTTGACTGAAGGAGAGTCGATTGATTCGTTTAGCCGCAATGGTGAATTGCCAAAAGTTGTATTAAGCTCGACGCAACAACAGATGGTTCAATCGGTTGTGGACCAATTGCAACGCGATGAGCAGGATAACGAAACAACTGCCATTATTGGTAGGAGTACAGCAGAGTGTGAAGAAATTGCTGATTTATTAAAGGCAGCCGGTCAAAAGGTTACATTAATTAAGTCTGAAAACCAGCGTTTGGTTGAGGGAACCATTATCGTACCGTCGTTCTTGGCTAAGGGGCTTGAATTTGATTCTGTAGTAGTTTGGAATGCATCCGAGAAAGAATATGGCGAGAATGATCAGCAACTGCTTTATACGATTTGTTCGCGAGCAATGCATCGGTTATTGGTTGTTACCGACGGACAAATTAGTCCATTAATTGCTAAAGTACCCCAAAATTTATATGAATTTTTTCAAAATAAGTAA
- the alsS gene encoding acetolactate synthase AlsS yields MTQSSYTGSDAILDSLINHGVQYVFGIPGAKIDLLFEQLEHSNRAIKPKLVITRHEQNASFMAAAVGRITGKPGVVLTTSGPGVGNLATGLVTATAEGDPVLAIGGQVPRNDLLRLTHQSMRNAALFEPITKFSVEVQEPENISEVLANAYRAAESSKQGASFVSVPQDVVNAAVQTRPIKPLSKPILGPASPAEIEKLAEAIKNAKLPVLLLGMRASSPEVTAAVRELVRKADLPVVETFQGAGIISHDLEDHFYGRVGLFRNQPGDKLLKHSDLVITVGYDAIEYEPRNWNAEGEGSIIVVDDSPAEIDHNFEPEKELVGDIAQTIDLLTPHLTGYKPTADGEQYLEGLREIQNKQDLPPVAKKDATRIHPLSIISALQYRVDDDMTVSVDVGSFYIWIARHFRSYQPRHLLFSNGMQTLGVALPWAISAALLRPNSKSVSISGDGGFLFSAQELETAVREKLNIVHIIWNDGHYDMVKFQEEMKYGKSAGVNFGPVDFVKLAESYGATGLRVNTPDDLGKILDEAFQTNGPVVVDIPVDYSDNVSLGQSLLPDQL; encoded by the coding sequence ATGACACAAAGTAGCTATACTGGATCAGACGCAATTTTAGATAGTTTAATCAATCATGGTGTTCAATACGTTTTTGGAATTCCTGGCGCTAAAATAGACCTTTTATTTGAACAATTGGAGCATTCTAACCGTGCAATCAAACCTAAATTGGTTATTACAAGACATGAACAAAATGCATCATTCATGGCTGCCGCAGTTGGAAGAATTACTGGTAAGCCAGGGGTGGTTTTGACAACCTCAGGCCCTGGCGTGGGTAATTTAGCCACTGGATTGGTTACTGCAACCGCGGAAGGCGATCCTGTGCTTGCAATTGGTGGGCAGGTTCCACGAAATGACTTATTACGTTTAACTCATCAAAGTATGCGTAATGCGGCACTTTTTGAACCAATTACTAAGTTCAGTGTTGAAGTTCAGGAACCGGAAAACATCTCTGAAGTGTTAGCTAATGCATATCGCGCTGCAGAATCTTCTAAGCAAGGGGCTAGCTTTGTTAGTGTGCCACAAGATGTTGTGAACGCAGCTGTTCAAACGCGTCCAATCAAACCACTTAGTAAGCCGATTCTAGGTCCAGCAAGTCCAGCCGAAATTGAGAAGTTGGCTGAGGCAATTAAAAACGCTAAGCTACCCGTTCTTTTACTTGGTATGCGGGCATCTTCACCTGAGGTTACGGCTGCCGTGCGTGAATTAGTTCGAAAAGCTGATTTGCCAGTTGTCGAAACTTTCCAAGGTGCTGGAATTATTTCACATGACTTAGAAGATCATTTTTATGGACGAGTTGGTTTATTCCGCAATCAACCTGGGGATAAGTTACTAAAGCATAGTGACCTTGTTATCACGGTTGGTTATGATGCAATTGAATATGAACCACGGAACTGGAATGCTGAGGGTGAGGGAAGTATTATTGTTGTCGATGATTCACCTGCAGAGATTGACCATAACTTTGAACCAGAAAAGGAACTAGTTGGTGATATTGCACAAACCATTGACTTGCTAACTCCCCATTTAACAGGATATAAGCCAACCGCTGATGGTGAACAGTATCTTGAAGGATTACGTGAGATTCAAAATAAACAGGACTTGCCACCGGTTGCTAAAAAAGATGCTACGAGAATTCACCCCCTTTCAATCATTTCAGCACTCCAATACCGGGTTGATGATGATATGACTGTTTCGGTTGATGTTGGTAGTTTCTACATTTGGATAGCTCGCCACTTTAGAAGTTATCAACCACGCCACTTGCTATTCAGTAACGGTATGCAAACACTAGGAGTTGCTTTACCTTGGGCAATTTCAGCAGCATTGTTACGTCCGAATAGTAAATCTGTTTCAATTTCTGGTGACGGTGGATTCTTATTCTCGGCCCAAGAGCTTGAAACCGCAGTACGCGAAAAGCTTAATATTGTACACATCATTTGGAATGACGGTCATTACGATATGGTGAAGTTCCAAGAAGAAATGAAGTACGGTAAGTCAGCAGGCGTTAACTTCGGACCTGTAGACTTCGTCAAATTAGCTGAAAGTTATGGAGCTACTGGGTTGCGCGTGAATACACCTGATGACCTTGGGAAAATATTAGACGAAGCGTTCCAGACGAATGGACCCGTTGTTGTTGACATTCCTGTTGATTATTCAGACAATGTTAGTCTTGGACAATCACTTCTTCCTGATCAGCTATAG
- the coaA gene encoding type I pantothenate kinase yields MMEPQGYFKFERVEWQKLSKRAELPLTTQQLTDIKALNDRISLEDVQDVYVPLVRLLQKKYSDFEKWNRDKLDFLQIPMRKTPFIIGISGSVAVGKSTTARLLQVLLSNWFGDLKTQLITTDGFLYPNAELEQRGILNRKGFPESYNMNALIDFLGAVKSGRGNIEVPKYSHQVYDIVEGEYDVIDQPDILIVEGINVLQLPANQSIYVSDFFDWSIYVDADPELIEKWFLERFEVLLDTAFHDPTDYYYQYAQMPRKEAFKMAREIWRDIDLKNLKEFILPTRFRADVILHKTEHHVLDGVMVRK; encoded by the coding sequence ATAATGGAACCACAGGGATATTTCAAATTTGAACGTGTAGAATGGCAAAAGTTGTCTAAGCGAGCCGAGTTACCATTGACTACACAACAATTAACTGACATTAAAGCATTAAACGATCGAATTTCGCTGGAAGACGTGCAAGATGTTTATGTTCCGTTAGTTCGTTTACTACAGAAAAAGTATTCCGATTTTGAAAAGTGGAATCGTGATAAGTTGGATTTTTTACAAATTCCAATGAGAAAAACACCGTTTATTATTGGTATTTCTGGGAGTGTGGCAGTTGGAAAAAGCACAACAGCACGTTTGCTGCAGGTTCTGCTAAGTAATTGGTTTGGTGATTTGAAGACTCAGTTGATTACAACGGATGGGTTCTTGTATCCGAATGCAGAACTTGAACAACGGGGTATCTTGAATCGTAAGGGATTTCCAGAAAGTTATAACATGAATGCCTTGATTGATTTTTTGGGAGCCGTTAAGAGTGGCAGAGGGAATATTGAAGTTCCTAAGTATTCACATCAAGTTTACGACATAGTTGAGGGTGAATATGATGTAATAGATCAGCCTGATATATTAATCGTTGAAGGAATCAATGTTTTGCAACTACCTGCAAATCAATCGATCTATGTTAGTGATTTCTTTGATTGGTCAATTTACGTTGATGCGGATCCAGAATTGATTGAAAAATGGTTCTTGGAACGGTTCGAAGTTTTGCTCGATACTGCATTTCATGATCCAACTGATTATTATTATCAGTATGCGCAAATGCCCCGTAAAGAAGCTTTTAAAATGGCTCGAGAAATATGGCGAGATATTGATTTAAAGAATTTAAAGGAATTTATTTTACCAACACGGTTTAGAGCAGATGTGATTTTGCATAAAACTGAACATCATGTTTTGGACGGAGTGATGGTTAGAAAATGA
- the fabV gene encoding enoyl-ACP reductase FabV, with the protein MTQLITTQPILKGNIARSINPNGLKKYIRNQIEYVESKGEYNGPKKVLVLGASSSYGLAARITTAFGGGADTIGVSFERGPKNGNMLGSAGWYNNIYFRQFAEQHGLIATNFIGDAFSDQMKDDVINYIKTSFGGKIDLLVYSLASPKRIDPANPEKIYTSVIKPIDKAVTGYNLNLEKNEMVEQTIEPANQSEIDQTIKVMGGEDWERWIDFLKKADVLVDGFKTVIFSYIGSPLTYSFYHEGTLGVAKDDDDIHAKAIQSKLESLNGKATVIVNKAVTTKASLVIPIFPVYCIALYKVMTAKGTHETPIMHQDRTFRTMLYGKQPKWDEKGRLRPDSWELESDTQAQTKDLLQKITPDNFKTDLTAYRTFKTEFMNLNGFEVNDSISDQVDFDELVQLKP; encoded by the coding sequence ATGACACAGCTAATCACAACTCAGCCAATCCTCAAAGGAAATATAGCACGTTCAATTAATCCGAACGGACTAAAAAAATATATTAGAAATCAAATTGAGTATGTTGAATCAAAAGGTGAGTACAATGGTCCTAAGAAGGTACTCGTTTTAGGTGCATCCTCCAGTTATGGATTAGCAGCACGAATTACTACAGCGTTTGGTGGTGGAGCCGACACAATTGGGGTTTCTTTTGAAAGAGGTCCTAAGAATGGAAATATGTTAGGCTCCGCTGGTTGGTACAATAATATTTATTTTCGACAATTTGCAGAACAACATGGCTTAATTGCCACAAACTTTATTGGAGATGCTTTCAGCGATCAAATGAAAGACGATGTAATTAACTACATTAAAACTTCATTTGGTGGCAAGATTGATTTGCTTGTATATAGTCTGGCTTCTCCTAAACGAATTGATCCTGCTAATCCAGAAAAGATTTATACATCGGTTATTAAACCAATCGATAAAGCGGTAACGGGCTATAATCTCAATCTCGAAAAAAACGAAATGGTTGAGCAAACAATTGAGCCAGCAAACCAGTCTGAAATTGATCAAACCATCAAAGTAATGGGAGGCGAAGACTGGGAAAGATGGATTGATTTTTTGAAAAAAGCTGACGTTCTTGTCGATGGTTTTAAAACGGTTATTTTCTCTTACATTGGGTCACCACTAACTTATTCTTTTTACCATGAAGGTACCTTAGGTGTGGCTAAGGATGACGATGATATTCATGCTAAAGCGATTCAAAGTAAACTTGAAAGTCTGAATGGAAAAGCTACTGTGATTGTAAATAAAGCTGTAACCACAAAGGCTTCTTTAGTAATTCCAATTTTTCCAGTTTATTGTATAGCTTTATATAAAGTAATGACAGCAAAGGGAACTCACGAGACGCCAATTATGCATCAAGACCGTACATTTCGAACAATGTTGTATGGTAAACAACCGAAATGGGATGAAAAAGGGCGCTTAAGGCCTGACAGTTGGGAGTTAGAATCTGATACGCAGGCTCAAACAAAAGACCTCTTACAAAAGATTACACCAGATAATTTTAAAACGGATTTAACAGCTTATCGGACTTTTAAAACAGAGTTTATGAATTTAAATGGATTTGAAGTTAACGATTCGATTAGTGATCAAGTTGATTTTGATGAATTAGTCCAACTTAAACCATAA
- a CDS encoding APC family permease, translated as MTNSPLDSKKRFISWPVVALMDFVTVIGFDDLIYNFHNQGLAIVTTWIIMILLFVWPYEMMVGQLGGTFNEDGGGLASWVRATNGDLAGYVVAFFYWIAGLPYVVDVANSVVVSISWLVKGNGNLQNYMPTIVFALFTAIVFLVFIWFQHFFKNRSLEVLSTIGGIAMFVMTILFVVMTVAALIKGRHIATQPFNLHSFIPNLSGGTNLWHFLSTFGLLIFAINGAELAAPYVKEMKNGKKDFPKAMMMLLIMTIFLTVFGSFSLAVFFNAHNLPYDLKMNGSYYAFQALGREFGIGNTFMYTFAVSQAVYMFAQLAVILDASTRIFLSDVALKYLPKSLGKLNDDGLPINGYWLTTGIVSLVLFLSNWLPSINDMFNWLLNINGIVSPFVTSFVFFAFMRIRQRSKDFPSAYVFIKNDKLAWLVGAWCFVITIVFSILGIFPTDAKAGTMLYDKELILNIVIPVIFVALSVLLPYLAWVERNALQKALRRALPFAVIAFGIGAYIVIRNGLNDQIWIALGAWVVVVAISVLIYWMAFGLFRKHQTR; from the coding sequence ATGACAAATTCACCTTTGGATTCAAAAAAGAGGTTCATTAGCTGGCCGGTGGTAGCCTTAATGGATTTCGTTACAGTTATCGGTTTTGATGATTTAATTTATAACTTTCATAATCAAGGTCTAGCAATTGTTACAACCTGGATTATTATGATTCTTCTGTTTGTTTGGCCTTACGAGATGATGGTTGGACAACTCGGCGGCACATTTAACGAAGATGGTGGCGGACTTGCTTCGTGGGTTCGTGCAACTAATGGTGATTTAGCTGGTTACGTAGTTGCTTTCTTCTATTGGATTGCTGGACTGCCGTACGTAGTCGATGTAGCTAATTCGGTGGTCGTTTCAATCAGTTGGCTTGTAAAAGGAAATGGTAATCTCCAAAACTATATGCCGACAATTGTCTTTGCACTTTTTACTGCCATCGTATTCCTTGTATTCATTTGGTTCCAACACTTTTTCAAAAATCGCTCACTTGAGGTCTTAAGTACCATTGGTGGGATAGCGATGTTTGTTATGACAATTTTATTCGTTGTAATGACGGTAGCTGCTTTAATTAAAGGACGTCATATTGCCACCCAACCGTTTAATTTGCACTCATTCATACCCAATCTAAGTGGTGGCACAAATCTTTGGCACTTCCTTTCAACCTTCGGACTGTTAATTTTTGCAATTAACGGTGCGGAGCTAGCTGCTCCATACGTTAAAGAAATGAAAAATGGTAAAAAGGACTTTCCAAAGGCAATGATGATGCTTCTTATCATGACTATTTTCTTAACAGTCTTTGGTTCATTCTCACTAGCCGTATTCTTTAATGCTCATAACTTACCTTATGATTTAAAAATGAATGGTTCCTATTATGCTTTCCAAGCCTTAGGTCGAGAATTTGGAATTGGTAATACATTTATGTATACCTTTGCAGTATCTCAAGCAGTCTATATGTTCGCCCAACTTGCCGTCATTCTTGATGCAAGTACACGAATTTTCCTTTCAGACGTTGCTCTCAAATATTTACCAAAGTCCCTTGGTAAATTAAATGATGATGGCTTACCAATCAACGGATATTGGCTAACAACCGGAATTGTTTCACTTGTTTTATTCCTCAGTAACTGGCTGCCAAGCATTAATGACATGTTTAACTGGCTTTTAAACATCAACGGAATTGTTTCTCCGTTTGTTACCAGTTTTGTTTTCTTCGCCTTTATGCGTATTCGGCAACGAAGCAAGGACTTTCCATCAGCATACGTCTTTATTAAGAACGACAAGTTAGCTTGGTTAGTCGGTGCCTGGTGCTTTGTAATCACGATCGTATTTTCAATTCTTGGCATCTTCCCAACTGACGCCAAAGCTGGCACCATGTTATACGACAAAGAACTAATTTTAAACATTGTAATCCCAGTTATTTTTGTTGCGTTATCAGTATTGCTCCCTTACCTTGCTTGGGTTGAACGTAATGCACTACAAAAGGCGCTGCGCCGGGCCCTTCCTTTTGCAGTAATTGCATTTGGCATTGGTGCTTACATCGTAATCCGCAATGGATTAAATGACCAGATATGGATTGCTCTAGGCGCTTGGGTTGTCGTAGTGGCAATTAGTGTTTTAATTTACTGGATGGCGTTTGGATTGTTTAGAAAACATCAAACACGCTAA